The following is a genomic window from Bacteroidota bacterium.
TCTTAAACTGTTCTAGCGCTTTTTCTTCTAAATTGTCTAAATAGTTCTGATCCATAATCAAATTTACGATTTTGGACAGAGTTTAATTTACACCCTCCAAACACTTTTTAAACATGGATCCCGACTGGTTGGAAACTGATTTGATCGATGGGAGAGTTTGCAATGTGAATGTCCGGGAATAAAAATAATACTACGCAAACCTATCCGTAGTCTTTGTAATTTCAACCTAATAGGTCTTTATCGACCTAATAGGTTTCAAATAGGGAGCTGTAAGAAATCATTAACATTTGTTTTTTCTCAGTGTTTTTGCTTCAATCAGGTCAAGTATGTAAAAACAAAAACTGGTTCAAGATTCCTCTTGGACCTTTTTGTTTTTGTAACGTAAAGCTCTAATGTTCAAGCGCATTTGCAATGCGTTTGCAAGTACTACTGTTTAAATGCAAAAAGTTTGTCAAACTCGATACAATCGAGCGTAAACAGCATTTCCCAAACTCAAATAGAACAAACCTGTAAACCCAAAATCATGTAATTCCAACCTAATAGGTCTTTATCGACCTAATAGGTTTCAAATATGGGAGCTGTAAGAAATCATTAACATTTGTTTTTTCTCAGTGTTTTTGCTTCAATCAGGTCAAGTATGTAAAAACAAAAACTGGTTCAAGATTCTTCTTGGACCTTTTTATTTTTGTAACGTAAAGCTCCACTGTTCAAGCGCATTTGCAATGCGTTTGCAAGTACTACTGTTTAAATGCAACAAGTTTGTCACACTCGATACAATCGAGCGTGAACAGCATTTCCCAAACTCAAATAGAATAAACCTGTAAACCCAAAATCATGTAATTCCAACCTAATAGGTCTTTATCGACCTAATAGGTTTCAAATATGGGAGCTTTACGAAATCATTAAAATTTGTTCTTGCTTAATGTTTTTGCTTTCTTAGCAAAGAAGTGCCAATATTGCAATTCAGACATTTCTTATTCTTGCAGAAACTAGTGTGCAATTCTATGAGTGCCTGAGAATGTGCTGCATGATCGTTCTTGAAACCAATTTCTAGCATTTTGTTAGTGATATTGTTTTGCTCAGGTTTTAGCTTTTCAATAAAATCAATGGATCTTTCTTGCAACTTAGTTAAGTTTTTCTCCTTGCCATAAGCAAACAAAAATGGGATAACCGTATTTATCAGTAAAGTATTGATAGATGATGCTCCCAGTTTTTTCCTTCTTTTAATTGTGGAGGTCTGATCGAATTGAAAATGATCTGACCAATAATAGGAGGCTTCTGTTTGAAACAGACTAGTTAGTTCGTTCAAGTCCTCAATCTCTATTATTTTGGAAAAAAGTGCCGAAGATTTAAAAAGTAAGTTTGCCAATTGAGATAAACGAATGGTTGGGAAATTTGATGGACGCATCCGAGCAAATTTCCAGTTTTGTTTTGCTATTGGAGTAAGCTTATATTTTGTCTTCAGAAAGTCATACTCCTTGGTTAATGATATTGTATAGTCATCTTGTGCATTTTTCGGTAATAATCCAGATTGTCCAAATAAGATGGCTTCAATTTGAAGAAGGTTGTTTTTATGCCAAGCAAATAGTTTTAGGGGAGTGTTTTTTGCCAGATTTTCAAATGCATCTGCATTTACTTTAAATCCAAATGATCTGGCCAAATGCTCAAAAAATGTCTGTTGCCAATCGGATTCGTTATTCTCCAACATCTTTTGGATTTGAAGATATCTTTTCTCAAGGCGTATAACCATTAATCGGTTTTGCCAGGAAGCTTTTGTAATAGTATCAACCTCATGAATTTGCGATAAACAAGGTATCCACAATTTGCTTTGCATCAAACTTTGATAGTGCTCAAATAAGGAATGATCAATCTGTTTGGAAATTGAAAGTGTAGGACAATGAAGTTCTTCCTTATTGGATCTGTCATTTTCAAAAACAACATGGAGAATGACACTTTTATAGGCAGAATCGGTATGATGCTGGTGTTTGAACCAATCAGAAGAATGAATATGAATCTCTACATTTCCAATCCAGGTTGTTTCTCCTATTTTTATTCTGGCCTGACTAAAATCTGGACCTGCATCATCATTTAAATAGCCTTGATGAATTACCTGAATTAACTCACCCTGATCAGTTTGAAGATCAGTTGAGGTGAATAGCTGATATTTCCATATAAAATGGAGTAATTCTTCTTTCATTTTTTATCAGTCCGAAAGAAAGACATTTATTGAGATTATTTAATAAACTCAGCCATGTGCTGCTGATAATTTTGGGCAGCAACTTTAATATTGTTTGGAAAGTCAGCATCATTTCCGGGATAAATTACCGCTCTCGATACATTTACTAATACGCCTGTCTCTGCGTTTAACGCAAATTTAGCAATATCCTGAACGCTACCTCCTTGTGCTCCAACACCAGGAATTAACATAAAATGATCAGGAATGATTTTTCGGATAGATCCAAATGCTTCGGGATGTGTGGCACCTACTACATACATTATATTTCCCTTGTGCCCCCATTCTGAACTAGTTCTGAAAACTTTTTCGTACAGATACTCATCATCAGTTTTTAGCATTTGAAAATCTTTAGAACCCTTGTTAGAGGTTAATGCTAATATGATTACCCATTTATTTTCAAATTCCAGAAATGGGCCTATTGAATCGCTTCCCATATAGGGTGAAACAGTAATAGCATCGAAATTATAGGTTTCGAAAAAAGTTTTCGCATACTGTTTTGATGTATTTCCAATATCCCCTCTTTTAGCATCAGCAATTTTGAAAATATTTTCAGGGATATAATTGACTGTTTTTTCCAGACTATCCCAACCTTTGGAACCCATGCTCTCATAAAATGCCAAATTTAATTTATAGGAAACAGTATAGGGATGTGTGGCATCTATAACTCCCTTGTTGAATTCAAAAATAGGATCTTCAGCTGTTAGCAATTGCGCAGGTATTTTATTAATATCTGTATCTAAACCAACGCATAAAAAAGATTTTTTCTTGCGGATTTCCTCAATTATTTGGGTTCTGTTCATTGACTAATAATTATAGAATATTTCTGGTGTTTCTATTTCGTTACTTTTATGAAGCGCTCTATCAAAGATAAATATCTTAAACTTTATTAAACTATTTTTTTGTGGCTGAATGAGATTTGTATGCCAGGCAATTTCACCTATTATCGTTTTATTTGGTGTTTCAGGTGTCAGATTTCTGAAACGGTAAGGGAAACGTATGGTATCACCAATTGGGATGCCTCCAATTTCAGGTCTTACTTCAACAAATTGACTATCGACATATTCATAATAGTAGATATACATGCATGAATGATACAGGCTTCCTTGGTTAAAAGGAGATAATGTGTCACCTTGTTCAAGACCTAAATCGCCATCACCATCAGTATAGCTAATCACTAATTTTAAAGCGGTGTCTTTGCCAAAATCATTTTTATACTGGATGAATTCTACAAATTCAATTTCAGGAATAATACTAAACTCAGGTTCTTTTTCGCAGGAGTTTAATAATAAAACAAGCAGAAGGGCAGAAATTATATATGAACTCTTAATTTTGAACATTCTTAACCAACAGGATGGATTTTAAAAATAAGTTTAAAAATAAGTTATTTTTAGCGAATGAAGAAAACTTTGAGCAACTTGCTATTGAGCTCTTTAATTATCAATATTCAGCTAATGTTGTGTATCGCAACTATGTGCAATATTTAGGCCTTAACATGGCTGATATTATTACTGTTGAACAAATTCCATTTCTTCCTATTGAATTTTTCAAAACGCATGAAATACGTTCTGGAAAATACACCCCTGAAATAGTTTTTAGTAGCAGTGGTACAAGCGGAATGCAAACATCCAAGCACTATTTATCTGATCTGTTACAATACAGAAATAATTCTTTTCGAATATTTAATCATTTTTATGGTGATTTGTCAGACTATGTAATTTTAGCACTTTTACCTTCATATTTAGAGAGAGAAGGATCATCATTAGTCTATATGGTTAAAGAAATGATCCAATCGTCTAATCAGCTTGAAAGTGGTTTTTATTTGGATAATTTTGATGACTTGGCTCTTAGCATACAAAAACTAATTAATGCTCAAAAGAAGTTTATACTATTGGGGGTGAGCTTTGCTCTCATGGATTTTGCAGAGAAGTTTCAAATTGATATTGGGAATAATATCGTTATGGAGACCGGAGGTATGAAGGGTAGGAGAACCGAAATTACAAGAGATGAACTACATAGCTTATTGTGTAATCAATTCGCAGTAGAGAATATACATTCGGAATATGGAATGACAGAATTATTGTCTCAGGCTTATTCTCAGTCAAATGGCATCTTTTCGTGTGCACCCGGCATGAAAGTATTTATTCGAGATCAAAGAGACCCTTTATCCTTAATTAATAACTTTGAAAATGGATGTATCAATATTATTGATTTAGCCAATATTGATAGTTGTGCATTTATTGCTACTCAAGACCTTGGTCGAAAAATATCTGAACAAGAGTTTTTAGTCAATGGTCGTGCAGATTCCTCAGATATCAGGGGTTGTAATTTGATGATTTCTTGAATTAAGACAAAAAAAAAGCCAGACAATAATGCCTGGCTTTTTAAAATATAAATTTGAATTTTAGTCAACTACTAAGAATCTTCCAATTAATTGAGTTCCTTCTCCTTGTAATCTGATAAGGTAGGTGCCTCGTTTTAATCCAGATGTATTTACTTGAAAAACATTTTCACCAAAGGAGGTGTTTTGGAAAGAAATCTTCTTTACCATACTGCCATTCATGTTAAATATTTCTCCTTCCAAGTCTTTGGAATCACTTAATATGAATTTAATATTCATATAATCCTTGACAGGATTGGGGAAAATAGATATTTTTTCCTTGATAGCAGGTTTGGTTTCCTTAACACTACTACTCCATAAGGAATTGGTTTCAAAAATACCCATACCATGAGTAGCAACGAAAAATGAATATCCTTCACTCCATGGATGTTTTTTGTGTTGGCGGATCATAAATACAGGTGATCTGTCAAGACCATTGTTTTCTTCTGTCCAGCTTGCTCCACCATTGGTTGTTGCATAAACTCCTAATTCAGAAGCAATAATGATTGTATCCTGATTGCTTGATTGTGAATTAAAAGCAACATCAAAAACAGGCATGTTAGGTAAATTGCCATGAATTGAGGTGAAACTAACATGTTGAGCAGAATCGAGTGCATTATTTGTCAAGTATACATGGTCGTAACCATTCACATAATTTCCTAAAGCAACAGAAATGGTATTATCGTCACTAGGTGAAACGCCAATTCCACACACAGAGCGAAATGCAAAGTTGGCAATTTCATCTGTACTTATGCCGAAGTTATCGGGATCAAAATCGCCATTAATATCGAACCATATTTTTTTCCCTTTTAAACCTGAAATACGATATAATTTTCCATTATTCCAGCTTTTTGTTCCAACAAATAAGGCATCACCATCGGATGAATATTCCATGGAAACTACTTGACCGCTCATACCTTTGGAAATGTTAAACCACTTTACGGAGTCAGCATTAAAATCAACAGCTTGTTCTGTCATCCAAATACCTTGACTTGCAGCAAAAAAGAATTTTGATATATGAACCAAGGAATCATAATTTGCTCCTGTAGTGTCTTGGAAAGTTTGCCATTCCATATCTTCCCATAATCTAAATGGTGAATTGAAATAGTAAGCTTGGTCAAAATAATACGAATTATCTTCAGGATTATATGTAAAACCTTCTCTTGAATCGCCTCTGCTTTTTGAACGATAACAAACAGCATTTTGGGCTTCATAAAAATAGATGTCAGGATTAAAACGTGAGATTTCAGTATAAAAACCATCTCCACCAAGGATTTCTTTTCCGCTATTACCAGTTAAACCATCATATTCAATACGTATAGAACTTTGATCCTGAGTTCCTCCAACAATATCTCCTCTTGGATGAACAGCTATTCCATAAAACTGAGTTGTATGCAAATAAAGATTAATTCCCTTGAAAGTAGGATATTTCTTACCAACGAAATCGTTTGATACAAATACACCTCCATCTGTCATTACATACATTTTTTTGGGAGATGATTTCGTATCGAAAACAATATTGTGTTTATCAGCATGAATAAACATAGGGTTTTTATACATTCCCTCTGCATCAATATACTCTTCAGTACTGGCAACTTTATACCATTGACCATTATATAATGAATAATACTCAACTCCACCAACATACACACGGTTTTCATCAGTTGGATCAACAGCAACACAATTGTCGTATTGACCTTGATATTGTCCTGATCTTCCAAAAGGTTCGGCTTCACTATGTCCGGCTACAACTTGCGACCAAGTGTCACCATTGTCAGCCGATTTATACAATCCTCCAAATGAGTGAGTGCCAGGATATGGAGATGTTCCATTTGATGCAGAAGCTACATAGATAACATTATTATTTGATTCTGCAATTGCCAGTGTCAGACGAGTTGAATTAGAAATTTCAACAACTGATGGAGCAATTTGTAAAAATGCGGCTCCATTTACAGAACGAAATAATTTACATCTGCCAGAAGAATAAGATGCCGCAAATACTGATTTACCATCAGAGGACATGGCTATGTCAATAAAAATATGAGCAGTTGTTCCACCAGGCATGGTTAACCTGTCCCAACTGTCGCCACCATCGGTTGATTTCATCATACCAGAATAAGTAGCAGCATAAATTAAATCGTTATTGGTCGGATCAACTTTAATAGATTGGACATTTAACCATCTTGAATTATTGGCTTTAAACGGATCAGTTGAAGTTACTAATTCCCAACTTTCGCCACGGTCGGTTGAGGTATAAACACCACCACCACGACTTCCAGAAGTCAAATCTCCATTTGGACCACTCATGGCATTAAAGTAGCCTTCACCTGTTCCAAAATAAAGTGTTCCATCTGTTGCCTGTGTCATACAAGAAACAATTAATCCACCTGCAATAGCAGAATATGATTTGCGAACCCAACTTTTACCACCATTTATTGATTTATATATACCACCTGAAACGCCACTGGCATAAAGTATATTTTGATTTTGGTTGTCAACAACAAATCCGCGAATACGGCCACCTTTATTGTCAGGGCCACGACTAATCCAATCAAGCAATGGGTCAGCTCTGTAATTTGATAGTTTGTCAGCTTGGTTAAAAGCTTGTTCAACTAATGAGGGATCAATTTCTCCCGTTCTAGGATCTGCTTTGATCATTTGATAATACTCAGCTGCACCTTTAAAATCTTTGCCTTTTTTCCCAGCAAAAGAAATATCCAGATTGTCGAGATCATTCTGCTTGTTTGAAGAATTGTAGAGACTGAAAACAGTAACTATTGACAGAATAACTAAACCACTGAGAAGTAAACTTTTCTTTTTCATAAGAATACTTTAAAATTCGTTAAATTTTTTGAAGAACAAAGATAATACTATATACCTTTTATCCTATGTAAATAAACAATTTGATTAAACTCTCATTCACGAATTCAAGCTAAATCGCATTCGCAAACAAATATAAAATTTCTGGTAAAATTATACAGTAAAGTTTTAATAATCAAGTAACAATTAGTAATTAAGTATGCAAACTTATTAATCTTGCTTAAGGTACTCAGCAAGTTATTACAGTTGTTGTTCAGAATGATAGGATGAGCGAACCAGAGGGGATGATTCAATTTGTTCAATACCAATCTTTAATCCATATTCTTTAAAAAAACTAAATTTATCAGGATGAACATATTCAACTAATGGATAATGTTCAGCTGAAGGGGGTAAATATTGACCAATCGTAACTACATCACACTCATGATCATGAAGGTGATGAAGTAATTCAATTACCTCGTTTTCGTTTTCGCCTAATCCCAACATAAAGCCTGATTTAGATCTTATACCTAAGTTTTTTGTCGCTTTAATCTGTCTTAGACTTCTGTCATAGTTTGCCTGAGGTCTTACATCTCCATATAGTCGTTTTACTGTTTCCACATTATGCGAAATAATTTCAGGTTTTTCATTTGCAATTTTTAACAAAGCCTGTAGGTCATCTCTCATGTCTGGAATAAGAACCTCCATGGTAATTTCTGGATTTTTCTTTTTAATTGTTTTTATTGTTTCAGCCCAAAATGCAGCCCCTTTGTCTTCCAAATCATCACGTGTAACAGAAGTAATAACGCAATGTTTAAGATTCATTTGCTTTATCGTTTCAGCTACTTTTACTGGTTCGAGCAGATCTGGGGGTAAAAGATTACCGGGCATTACATCACAAAATGTACAATTACGACTGCAATTAATTCCTAAAATCAAAAAAGTAGCTGTACCTGCATTCCAGCATTCGCCCATATTCGGACAATTACCACTTTGACATATGGTTGCTAATTGATTTTTTTCAACAAGTTTTTTGAGTTTTATATATTCTTTTCCTTTTGGAAATTCAACTTTCATCCAAGAAGGTTTTCTATTTATTTTACGGTCTGTATTATTCGACATGTCTTTGAATATCTTAAAATTAGTGCAAATTAGCTTGGATGTCGAAATCAGTCACTACCAGCGTCTTCCTATAGATATGTTGGCAAAAAGATTAATGAGTACAAATTTATTGTCAATAAAGGCCATTAAGGGTAGTGATTCAGGATAGGCATGTACCATAATCCCTGTTTCCAAAGCTTGAAAAAGATCATCTGACTCGTTCCATTCAAAGGTTAGGTATGCTTTTCCAAAGAGTCCTATAGTTGCATTTAATTCATTAAAACCAGTGAAAAATGATGTTCCACCCTTTGTATTTGCCTGATTAACATGATGTGCATTGCTCGGATCATATTTTTCATCAATGTAAAAAAAACGTTCTATATCTTCATCATAATAAATTATTTCTAAAAACTCAGGCTTTAATAGTGTAAGGGTGGTGCCTAAAACAAAGTTTCCACTTAAACGAATCCCTGATAATCGTTCTTTGTCAGCAATAATAAACTGACTTCCAATTCCAGCATTTATTGGAAATGCCGTATTAATTCTTCCATATACATATCGCTTAGCATCGTCATAAATTGGATTAACAACTTTGGTTTCCTTGGGATGTTTCATATTATGAATATCCAAACTAAAAACTAAGTTTGAGTTAACAGTTAATGATTTCAGATACTTAAAATTTATACCCAATCCATTTGTATGAAGCAAGGGGCCAAAGTTTAAGGCATTGTCGTATTTAAGGGTTGTAAACTCATTGATGTCATTATCCTGAGCAGGTGCATGATGAACCAATAATACCAACGACAGTATAAGGATAATTACTAACTTCATGGATTACTTACATTCTGTATTATTCCGCACTAACCAGTTCACTCGATTCACCTGCGTCCATCATTGGGCACATGTCTTGTTGGCAAGCATTTAATACAATTATTGTAAGGAGTGTTGCTAATATGATAATAAATTTTTTCACGTCAATTTTTTCTCAAAAATAATACCTAAAATAAGCAAATACTAAAAAGTTTTACCAACAGTGATATTATTAATAGTTTGTAATATGTTAATCCCATGGCAAGGGCAATGATCTCTACGGCAAGATGAGCAGACAAAAATAATCCCAAAAGCTAAAGCAAATGCGATTGTTTTTTGATATTGTCTTTTCTTTTTCATACATTGTTTTGTTAAACAAAAACAAAGTTATAACAGTTATTCTTAAAACGTGATTTTATTGAAATTGTTGTTTTTACCTTTGTATTACTGAATTATGAATGTAATTAACATTAAAAATAAAAAAGCCGGTTATGAGTATATGTTATTTGATACTTATATCGCAGGAATACAACTCAGGGGAACTGAGATTAAGTCTATCAGGCAAGGAAAAGCTAGCCTGGCAGAATCCCATTGTGCTTTTGAGAAAAATGAGCTTTTTATTAAAAACATGAATATTTCAGAATATTCGCACGGAAACATTTTTAATCACGAACCTGCTCGAACAAGAAAATTACTATTAAACCATCGCGAATTGCGAAAAATGCATACCAAAGTCAAAGAAAAAGGATTTTCAATTATTGCCAAGCGATTGTTTGTAAATGAACGGGGTTTCGCCAAAATGGAAATTGCGCTGGCAAAAGGGAAAAAATTATATGATAAAAGGGAATCAATCAAAGAGCGTGATATCATGCGTTCTATGTGATGAAATTTGCTTTTTTCGACATTTTCTTAAAAATTTATATTTTCTTGTAACATTTTGTTATTGAAAATCGTCTTAGGATTGA
Proteins encoded in this region:
- the lipA gene encoding lipoyl synthase, with protein sequence MSNNTDRKINRKPSWMKVEFPKGKEYIKLKKLVEKNQLATICQSGNCPNMGECWNAGTATFLILGINCSRNCTFCDVMPGNLLPPDLLEPVKVAETIKQMNLKHCVITSVTRDDLEDKGAAFWAETIKTIKKKNPEITMEVLIPDMRDDLQALLKIANEKPEIISHNVETVKRLYGDVRPQANYDRSLRQIKATKNLGIRSKSGFMLGLGENENEVIELLHHLHDHECDVVTIGQYLPPSAEHYPLVEYVHPDKFSFFKEYGLKIGIEQIESSPLVRSSYHSEQQL
- a CDS encoding T9SS type A sorting domain-containing protein; this encodes MKKKSLLLSGLVILSIVTVFSLYNSSNKQNDLDNLDISFAGKKGKDFKGAAEYYQMIKADPRTGEIDPSLVEQAFNQADKLSNYRADPLLDWISRGPDNKGGRIRGFVVDNQNQNILYASGVSGGIYKSINGGKSWVRKSYSAIAGGLIVSCMTQATDGTLYFGTGEGYFNAMSGPNGDLTSGSRGGGVYTSTDRGESWELVTSTDPFKANNSRWLNVQSIKVDPTNNDLIYAATYSGMMKSTDGGDSWDRLTMPGGTTAHIFIDIAMSSDGKSVFAASYSSGRCKLFRSVNGAAFLQIAPSVVEISNSTRLTLAIAESNNNVIYVASASNGTSPYPGTHSFGGLYKSADNGDTWSQVVAGHSEAEPFGRSGQYQGQYDNCVAVDPTDENRVYVGGVEYYSLYNGQWYKVASTEEYIDAEGMYKNPMFIHADKHNIVFDTKSSPKKMYVMTDGGVFVSNDFVGKKYPTFKGINLYLHTTQFYGIAVHPRGDIVGGTQDQSSIRIEYDGLTGNSGKEILGGDGFYTEISRFNPDIYFYEAQNAVCYRSKSRGDSREGFTYNPEDNSYYFDQAYYFNSPFRLWEDMEWQTFQDTTGANYDSLVHISKFFFAASQGIWMTEQAVDFNADSVKWFNISKGMSGQVVSMEYSSDGDALFVGTKSWNNGKLYRISGLKGKKIWFDINGDFDPDNFGISTDEIANFAFRSVCGIGVSPSDDNTISVALGNYVNGYDHVYLTNNALDSAQHVSFTSIHGNLPNMPVFDVAFNSQSSNQDTIIIASELGVYATTNGGASWTEENNGLDRSPVFMIRQHKKHPWSEGYSFFVATHGMGIFETNSLWSSSVKETKPAIKEKISIFPNPVKDYMNIKFILSDSKDLEGEIFNMNGSMVKKISFQNTSFGENVFQVNTSGLKRGTYLIRLQGEGTQLIGRFLVVD
- a CDS encoding acyl transferase, which codes for MDFKNKFKNKLFLANEENFEQLAIELFNYQYSANVVYRNYVQYLGLNMADIITVEQIPFLPIEFFKTHEIRSGKYTPEIVFSSSGTSGMQTSKHYLSDLLQYRNNSFRIFNHFYGDLSDYVILALLPSYLEREGSSLVYMVKEMIQSSNQLESGFYLDNFDDLALSIQKLINAQKKFILLGVSFALMDFAEKFQIDIGNNIVMETGGMKGRRTEITRDELHSLLCNQFAVENIHSEYGMTELLSQAYSQSNGIFSCAPGMKVFIRDQRDPLSLINNFENGCINIIDLANIDSCAFIATQDLGRKISEQEFLVNGRADSSDIRGCNLMIS
- a CDS encoding DUF2851 family protein, which encodes MKEELLHFIWKYQLFTSTDLQTDQGELIQVIHQGYLNDDAGPDFSQARIKIGETTWIGNVEIHIHSSDWFKHQHHTDSAYKSVILHVVFENDRSNKEELHCPTLSISKQIDHSLFEHYQSLMQSKLWIPCLSQIHEVDTITKASWQNRLMVIRLEKRYLQIQKMLENNESDWQQTFFEHLARSFGFKVNADAFENLAKNTPLKLFAWHKNNLLQIEAILFGQSGLLPKNAQDDYTISLTKEYDFLKTKYKLTPIAKQNWKFARMRPSNFPTIRLSQLANLLFKSSALFSKIIEIEDLNELTSLFQTEASYYWSDHFQFDQTSTIKRRKKLGASSINTLLINTVIPFLFAYGKEKNLTKLQERSIDFIEKLKPEQNNITNKMLEIGFKNDHAAHSQALIELHTSFCKNKKCLNCNIGTSLLRKQKH
- the pyrF gene encoding orotidine-5'-phosphate decarboxylase, with protein sequence MNRTQIIEEIRKKKSFLCVGLDTDINKIPAQLLTAEDPIFEFNKGVIDATHPYTVSYKLNLAFYESMGSKGWDSLEKTVNYIPENIFKIADAKRGDIGNTSKQYAKTFFETYNFDAITVSPYMGSDSIGPFLEFENKWVIILALTSNKGSKDFQMLKTDDEYLYEKVFRTSSEWGHKGNIMYVVGATHPEAFGSIRKIIPDHFMLIPGVGAQGGSVQDIAKFALNAETGVLVNVSRAVIYPGNDADFPNNIKVAAQNYQQHMAEFIK
- the smpB gene encoding SsrA-binding protein; protein product: MNVINIKNKKAGYEYMLFDTYIAGIQLRGTEIKSIRQGKASLAESHCAFEKNELFIKNMNISEYSHGNIFNHEPARTRKLLLNHRELRKMHTKVKEKGFSIIAKRLFVNERGFAKMEIALAKGKKLYDKRESIKERDIMRSM